A region from the Pseudomonas sp. P8_229 genome encodes:
- a CDS encoding TonB-dependent receptor, producing the protein MLAARPLRPDRQFKPVIRSALLSLALIAAVSPLVVAGMPVQLDTVAVRAYNIPAGPLGATLSNFAVDAGIALSFQPTLTEGLNSPALIGQFSTRDAVNRLLEGSGLDMVLRSDGSYTLVQRRLTLDETAVIGSEKTADALPPVYAGGQVANGGRLGILGNTDVMDAPFSISTYTSTLIKDQQAVTVGDVLERDSSVRSTGQTGGIVDSFFIRGFPVGEGNLGELAFDGVYGVAPNYRVFTEYAERIELVKGPGALLYGMSPNNAVGGVINVVPKRSLDEDLTRVTTSYAMNSQLGGHLDVSRRFGEERRFGVRLNGSTQLGDAAIDDQSRHVDIGALSLDYQGERLRTSFDWLNQEERFDAASRPFLIAPGVDIPSAANGRINVSQDWGWSRTRDKSALLSGEYDLSDALTVFAHAGGGKSDVARMSDQTPTIINAAGDTSSIPGYYKFEVERYTVDAGARLRFDTGPISHRTSLQVSRYRDVLSRGIISGAPILSNIYHPVDRPKPYIPKPDTPKVSDSELTGVALADTLSVLDDRVQLTVGVRQQHIKSDNYNAAGVVTTSYDDGRATPLYGAVIKPWDHVSFYYNYIEGLSKGDIAPSTASNAGEIFAPYISRQHELGVKADYGTFTSTLSLFQITKPSGELACGVFSVQGEQRNRGLELNVFGEVVPGTRLLGGVTLLDAQLSKTSVAGNRGNKPVGVPEVQANLWAEWDTSWVEGLTLTGGAIHTGSQYVNQANTQKLDDWTRFDVGARYTTRIDERPTTFRATVQNVFDHEYWSGVASYGAFSQGSPRTLLLSATVDF; encoded by the coding sequence ATGCTCGCTGCACGCCCTCTGCGTCCGGATCGTCAGTTCAAACCAGTTATTCGCAGTGCGTTGCTCAGCCTTGCCCTGATCGCGGCCGTCAGCCCGCTGGTTGTGGCAGGCATGCCGGTGCAACTGGACACTGTTGCGGTGCGTGCCTACAACATTCCCGCAGGGCCGCTGGGCGCGACCCTGTCGAACTTTGCCGTGGATGCCGGTATTGCCCTGTCGTTTCAGCCAACGTTGACCGAGGGCCTGAACAGCCCTGCGCTGATCGGCCAGTTCTCGACCCGGGACGCGGTCAATCGCTTGCTCGAGGGCAGTGGTCTGGACATGGTGTTGCGCAGCGACGGCAGCTACACCCTGGTACAGCGCCGACTGACCCTGGACGAAACCGCCGTGATCGGCAGCGAAAAAACCGCCGATGCCTTGCCACCGGTGTACGCCGGCGGCCAGGTGGCCAATGGCGGGCGCCTGGGGATCCTCGGCAATACCGATGTGATGGACGCGCCTTTCAGCATCAGCACCTACACCTCGACACTGATCAAGGACCAACAGGCGGTCACCGTGGGTGATGTTCTGGAGCGCGATTCTTCGGTGCGCTCCACGGGCCAGACCGGGGGCATCGTCGACTCGTTTTTCATCCGTGGTTTTCCCGTCGGTGAAGGCAACCTCGGTGAACTGGCATTCGACGGCGTGTACGGCGTGGCGCCCAACTACCGGGTGTTCACCGAATACGCCGAGCGTATCGAGCTGGTCAAGGGCCCCGGCGCCCTGCTCTACGGCATGTCGCCGAACAACGCGGTCGGCGGTGTGATCAACGTGGTACCCAAGCGTTCCCTTGATGAGGACCTGACCCGTGTCACCACCAGCTACGCGATGAACTCACAGCTGGGCGGCCACCTCGACGTCAGCCGGCGTTTTGGCGAGGAGCGTCGATTCGGCGTGCGCCTCAATGGCAGCACGCAACTGGGCGATGCCGCCATCGACGATCAATCGCGCCATGTCGATATCGGCGCCCTGTCCCTTGACTATCAAGGCGAACGCCTGCGCACCAGCTTCGACTGGCTCAATCAGGAAGAACGCTTCGACGCCGCATCACGGCCCTTCCTGATCGCCCCGGGCGTGGACATTCCGTCGGCAGCCAATGGCCGCATCAATGTCAGCCAGGACTGGGGCTGGTCGCGAACCCGTGACAAATCCGCGCTGCTCAGTGGCGAATACGACCTCAGCGACGCCCTCACGGTGTTCGCCCATGCCGGCGGCGGCAAGTCGGATGTCGCGCGGATGTCCGACCAGACCCCGACCATCATCAACGCGGCGGGCGATACCTCGTCGATTCCCGGCTATTACAAGTTCGAAGTCGAGCGCTACACCGTTGACGCCGGTGCGCGCCTGCGATTCGACACCGGGCCGATCAGTCACCGCACATCCCTGCAGGTCAGCCGTTATCGCGATGTGCTGTCGCGCGGGATCATTTCCGGTGCGCCGATCCTGTCGAATATCTATCACCCGGTGGATCGCCCAAAACCGTACATCCCCAAGCCGGACACGCCAAAAGTCTCCGACAGCGAACTGACCGGCGTGGCGCTGGCCGACACCCTGTCGGTACTCGATGACCGGGTACAACTGACCGTCGGCGTACGCCAGCAGCACATCAAGTCCGACAACTACAACGCCGCCGGGGTCGTCACCACGTCCTACGACGACGGCCGGGCCACGCCGCTCTATGGCGCGGTGATCAAGCCATGGGACCACGTTTCGTTTTACTACAACTACATCGAAGGCCTGAGCAAGGGCGACATTGCCCCCTCCACGGCATCGAACGCCGGCGAAATCTTTGCCCCCTACATCTCCCGTCAGCACGAACTCGGGGTCAAGGCCGATTACGGCACCTTCACGTCCACCCTCTCCCTGTTTCAGATCACCAAACCCAGCGGCGAACTGGCTTGCGGGGTGTTTTCGGTGCAGGGCGAGCAACGCAATCGCGGGCTTGAGCTGAATGTGTTCGGCGAAGTCGTGCCGGGCACGCGACTGCTCGGTGGCGTGACCCTGCTTGACGCACAACTGAGCAAAACCTCGGTGGCCGGCAACCGTGGCAATAAACCCGTGGGCGTACCCGAGGTGCAAGCCAATCTGTGGGCCGAATGGGACACCTCGTGGGTCGAGGGACTGACGCTCACCGGAGGGGCGATCCATACCGGCAGCCAGTACGTCAACCAGGCCAACACGCAGAAACTCGATGACTGGACCCGCTTCGACGTCGGCGCGCGCTACACCACACGCATCGACGAACGACCGACCACGTTTCGCGCCACCGTGCAGAACGTGTTCGATCACGAGTACTGGTCGGGCGTCGCCTCCTACGGCGCGTTCTCCCAAGGCTCACCGCGCACTTTATTACTGTCGGCAACTGTCGATTTCTGA
- a CDS encoding FecR domain-containing protein: MLTLRSQPHPDQQALEEAADWLIRFSEGELSDTERAEWEYWKTSTPERSRAWARAQLLQSKLGGLPPSLAMSSLDRPSSPERRAALGKLAMILAILPVGWGSWKLAESQQWSADYRTAVGQQRALTLADGSKITLNTATAIDVLFDANQRLIHLREGEILVQTATDKSPKPRPFLVSTRQGRMQALGTRFTVRELEPRTHLAVLEGAVKVELAENRQGTPLIVNAGQRTDFSAHTFGQVSVAERYVGAWAQGMLMADKMRLADFVGELTRYRRGFVRLDPAIADLRVSGAYPISDTQRTLNMLAQTYPILVSGHLNGFWVMLSPA, encoded by the coding sequence ATGCTCACCCTGCGCAGTCAGCCTCATCCCGATCAACAAGCCCTTGAGGAGGCGGCCGACTGGCTGATCCGCTTTAGTGAAGGCGAACTCAGCGACACTGAGCGAGCCGAATGGGAATACTGGAAAACCAGCACCCCTGAACGCAGTCGCGCCTGGGCGCGGGCGCAGTTGCTGCAGAGCAAACTCGGTGGGCTGCCACCGTCGTTGGCGATGTCGTCGCTTGATCGTCCGAGCAGCCCTGAGCGCCGTGCGGCACTGGGCAAACTGGCGATGATCCTGGCGATCCTGCCGGTCGGCTGGGGCAGCTGGAAGCTGGCAGAGTCTCAGCAATGGTCGGCCGACTATCGCACCGCTGTTGGCCAGCAACGCGCGCTGACCCTGGCCGACGGTTCGAAAATCACTTTGAATACCGCCACCGCCATCGACGTCCTGTTCGATGCCAATCAACGGCTCATTCATCTGCGCGAAGGCGAAATACTGGTGCAAACCGCAACGGACAAATCGCCGAAGCCCCGTCCATTCCTGGTCAGCACCCGCCAGGGCCGCATGCAGGCGCTGGGCACGCGCTTCACCGTTCGAGAGCTGGAACCGCGCACTCACCTTGCGGTACTCGAAGGCGCGGTAAAAGTCGAGCTGGCGGAAAATCGCCAAGGGACGCCACTGATTGTCAATGCCGGGCAACGTACCGATTTTTCGGCGCATACCTTCGGCCAGGTCAGCGTCGCCGAGCGCTACGTCGGCGCCTGGGCGCAGGGCATGCTGATGGCCGACAAAATGCGCTTGGCGGACTTCGTCGGCGAGTTGACGCGCTATCGCCGTGGGTTTGTGCGCCTCGACCCGGCGATTGCCGATCTGCGTGTGTCCGGCGCCTACCCCATCAGCGACACCCAGCGCACCTTGAACATGCTCGCGCAAACCTACCCGATCCTTGTCAGCGGCCATTTGAATGGCTTCTGGGTCATGCTTTCCCCCGCCTGA
- a CDS encoding sigma-70 family RNA polymerase sigma factor translates to MSQTLPANNDNHLRAIEALYSGHHGWLYATLRKKLGNAMDAADLAQDTFTRILASQVTVIEQPRAYLSCVAKGILVNWYQRKALERAYLDALAHVPAQEVPSPELRFMVLETLHEIDAMLDALPPLVKRAFLLSQISGLKYDDIAEQLGVSLITVKRYMKQAFVQCLLLVE, encoded by the coding sequence ATGAGCCAAACCCTTCCCGCGAACAACGACAATCACCTGCGCGCGATCGAAGCCCTGTACAGCGGCCATCATGGCTGGCTGTACGCGACGCTGAGAAAAAAACTGGGTAACGCCATGGATGCGGCGGACCTGGCGCAGGACACCTTCACACGCATCCTCGCCTCGCAAGTCACCGTCATCGAGCAACCGCGGGCCTATCTGAGCTGTGTGGCCAAGGGCATTCTGGTCAACTGGTATCAGCGCAAGGCGCTGGAACGCGCCTATCTGGACGCTCTCGCCCACGTACCTGCGCAGGAAGTACCTTCGCCGGAATTGCGTTTCATGGTGCTGGAGACCCTGCACGAAATCGACGCGATGCTCGATGCGCTGCCGCCATTGGTCAAACGTGCGTTCCTGCTTTCGCAGATCAGCGGCCTCAAATACGACGACATCGCCGAACAGTTGGGCGTGTCGCTGATCACCGTCAAACGCTACATGAAGCAAGCCTTCGTGCAATGCCTGCTGCTGGTGGAGTGA
- a CDS encoding aminotransferase class V-fold PLP-dependent enzyme has protein sequence MNIEQLRADTPAVAHLIHFNNAGAALMPAPVIEAMTRHIHLEANLGGYEAAGQCSAEVENVYGTIGRLINAQPDEIAVIENATRAWDMAFYSLPLRPGDVVLTSTTEYAGNYIPYLQLQQQRGIEIRVIPNDERGQVSLSSLKDMLADDRVALISLPVIATNGGPVQPIEQIGALARAAGVLFLLDACQGVGQMPIDVQKIGCHMLAATSRKYLRGPRGMGFLYVERGLCQNLEPAFLDLHAASLQTADSFEIRPDARRFENWECNVAAKLGLGAAVEYALAQGIEPMWLRIQHLAEYLRQQLSDVPGITPRDLGAVKSGIVTFTHRDSSAVQVQQWLAAQGKRINVTTSTCGSTLLDMQHRDLLEVSRASLHAYNTEAEIDTMIAALRQLPYA, from the coding sequence TTGAACATTGAACAACTGCGCGCCGACACCCCCGCTGTCGCGCATCTGATCCATTTCAACAATGCCGGTGCGGCGCTGATGCCCGCGCCGGTGATCGAGGCCATGACCCGGCACATTCATCTTGAAGCGAATCTTGGCGGGTACGAAGCCGCCGGACAGTGCTCAGCCGAAGTGGAAAATGTCTATGGCACCATTGGCCGCCTGATCAACGCACAACCCGATGAAATCGCGGTCATCGAAAACGCGACGCGCGCCTGGGACATGGCGTTCTATTCGTTGCCATTGCGACCGGGCGATGTGGTGCTGACCTCGACCACCGAGTACGCCGGCAACTATATTCCATACCTGCAATTGCAGCAGCAGCGTGGCATCGAGATACGCGTCATTCCCAATGATGAACGGGGCCAGGTCTCGTTATCGTCGCTCAAGGACATGCTTGCCGATGATCGGGTCGCACTGATTTCCCTGCCCGTGATCGCCACCAATGGTGGGCCGGTGCAACCCATCGAACAGATAGGCGCCCTCGCTCGTGCGGCCGGCGTGCTGTTTCTGCTCGATGCCTGCCAGGGTGTCGGGCAGATGCCGATCGATGTGCAGAAAATCGGTTGCCACATGCTCGCCGCCACCAGCCGCAAATACTTGCGCGGGCCGCGTGGCATGGGATTTCTGTATGTCGAACGCGGGTTGTGTCAGAACCTTGAGCCGGCATTCCTCGACTTGCATGCGGCTTCTTTGCAAACCGCTGACAGTTTCGAAATCCGCCCGGACGCGCGGCGTTTCGAAAACTGGGAATGCAACGTCGCGGCCAAACTGGGCCTTGGTGCGGCGGTGGAATACGCGCTGGCGCAAGGTATCGAACCGATGTGGTTGCGAATTCAGCACCTGGCGGAGTACCTGCGCCAGCAACTGTCCGACGTTCCGGGCATCACCCCGCGAGACCTCGGCGCGGTCAAGTCCGGCATCGTCACCTTCACGCATCGCGATAGCAGCGCCGTGCAGGTTCAGCAGTGGCTGGCTGCTCAAGGTAAACGCATCAACGTCACAACCTCGACCTGCGGTTCGACCCTGCTCGACATGCAGCACAGAGACTTGCTTGAAGTCAGTCGCGCATCACTGCACGCGTACAACACCGAGGCGGAAATCGACACGATGATTGCAGCCCTGCGGCAACTGCCATACGCCTGA
- a CDS encoding MFS transporter, producing MSHAGVIQGSRVRILIYLLFAIQLVSMGAMEMSGPFWPVHLRGLTTSESVFSFASIAVYVGPMLGIILTSAFWGRIGDRYGHKLMMIRALAGLSLTQLGLALFSDIWVILILRFLQGAFAGYIAPAQAYGVSIEAPSRRARLFAILQISTNVGSLLGAVVGGLILDYATFFWINIIASVLCAVCTVIAAVTLPDVPPVKKAPVADNAAPVRRSGNLWQGSPLLSLLGVMGILLLARMLPQTSFSLYVSSVFEVSNSVVGLCYGLLALGFILSATAWSRYFEHRSQQDTLHRITYIVIGCIALTAVAGVTRNPLVFVVAYFIWGVLLGATTPVLMALISKTADSSQQGHVLGIAQGTAQFASIAGISAGGLLSQVYGLQYTYLFVCLAYVVALIPIVALRYWPAVMQPSAAPPGD from the coding sequence ATGTCCCATGCAGGTGTCATCCAGGGTTCGAGAGTAAGAATCCTGATTTATCTTCTATTTGCGATCCAGTTAGTGTCCATGGGCGCGATGGAAATGAGCGGGCCGTTCTGGCCTGTCCACCTGCGTGGACTGACGACTTCGGAGTCGGTTTTCAGCTTCGCCAGCATCGCCGTGTATGTCGGACCGATGCTGGGCATTATTCTGACCAGTGCATTCTGGGGCCGTATCGGCGATCGCTACGGCCACAAGTTGATGATGATCCGCGCCCTCGCCGGCTTGTCATTGACCCAGCTTGGGCTGGCCCTCTTCAGTGATATCTGGGTCATTCTGATCCTGCGTTTTCTGCAGGGCGCCTTCGCCGGCTACATTGCCCCGGCACAGGCTTACGGGGTCAGTATCGAGGCCCCTTCGCGGCGAGCGCGATTGTTCGCCATCCTGCAAATCTCCACCAACGTCGGCTCGTTGCTCGGCGCGGTGGTCGGCGGGTTGATTCTCGACTACGCGACGTTCTTCTGGATCAACATCATTGCTTCGGTACTGTGCGCCGTGTGCACGGTGATCGCTGCTGTGACCTTGCCGGACGTACCGCCGGTGAAAAAAGCGCCGGTCGCGGACAACGCCGCCCCTGTGCGCCGTTCCGGCAATCTCTGGCAAGGTTCGCCATTGCTGTCGCTGCTCGGGGTAATGGGCATACTGCTGTTGGCGCGGATGCTGCCGCAGACCTCGTTCTCGCTGTATGTCAGCTCGGTGTTCGAGGTCAGCAATTCGGTGGTCGGCCTGTGCTACGGCTTGCTGGCACTGGGTTTTATTCTGTCGGCCACGGCCTGGTCGCGCTATTTCGAACACCGGAGCCAGCAGGACACCCTGCACCGCATCACTTACATCGTCATCGGCTGCATCGCCCTCACTGCTGTGGCGGGCGTCACGCGCAATCCGCTGGTGTTTGTGGTCGCCTACTTCATCTGGGGCGTATTGCTGGGGGCTACCACGCCAGTGCTGATGGCCTTGATCTCGAAAACCGCTGACAGTTCGCAGCAGGGTCATGTGCTAGGAATCGCACAGGGCACTGCGCAGTTTGCCTCGATTGCCGGGATTTCCGCCGGTGGCCTGCTCAGTCAGGTCTACGGCTTGCAATACACCTATCTGTTCGTTTGCCTGGCCTACGTGGTGGCGCTGATCCCGATTGTCGCCCTGCGTTACTGGCCCGCGGTGATGCAACCGAGTGCAGCCCCGCCGGGGGACTGA
- a CDS encoding IucA/IucC family protein: protein MDDFKTLIAYSRKNAMRRLIRCLFAENILDRSALSFCVEGNQATYPLKGGRAHLAFSDIAKGPADTVVNDGDVVLVTDEGVRQVITSHQDMLDVLRDSFDFEPTDEGVAGLKADMENSLTNDAHARQHRQQWNARLQQATTDAGLNSFTDYLRQHARTKDAAILLDQWGSLEGHPYYPTWKARPGLSDEEVEQLSPEFNAQVPLRIAALRADNAKSESMPHVIDYRAWFAANFPAQWEQWKSSLNNKGLDENQWLPLPIHGWHLQAYVLKNFAQEIADGILITDGPVLPALPTMSYRTMMPLLDECAPLIKLPIAVWMTSELRSLQAKSIHMGPRISTVISKILEVENGFDQRLEIFPEEIGVRYKNAVTQDDHPGRHLSVVYRASAPAFQRNDDCLPITVASLFTRLPGSGRPLFTDLIERDGVRADAAQVERWFREYAKVVTHPVVAIYLMYGVALEAHQQNTMVLFSLDGKARSLLIRDFGDGRTYAPLLEERGYSLQPHVQPGILPTVFSGDIEPVRMFVLDAAFLTHLHEMALWLTKEYGLNNTRLWQVLREETDLAFEAVRDRVAPALWEVEHKAFVEDPWPTRSLLRMHMMQYSNYRLQHTLTNPLASV from the coding sequence ATGGATGACTTCAAGACACTGATCGCCTACTCCCGCAAAAACGCCATGCGCCGCCTGATTCGCTGCCTTTTTGCGGAAAACATCCTCGACCGTTCGGCCCTGAGCTTTTGCGTCGAGGGCAACCAGGCCACTTACCCGCTCAAGGGTGGCCGCGCTCACCTGGCCTTTTCCGATATCGCCAAAGGCCCGGCCGACACGGTGGTCAACGACGGTGACGTGGTGCTGGTGACGGACGAAGGCGTTCGCCAGGTCATCACCAGCCATCAGGACATGCTCGATGTGCTGCGCGACAGCTTCGACTTCGAACCGACTGACGAAGGCGTGGCCGGGCTCAAGGCCGACATGGAAAACAGCCTGACCAACGACGCTCACGCCCGTCAACATCGCCAGCAATGGAATGCACGACTGCAGCAGGCCACCACGGATGCCGGGCTCAACAGCTTCACCGACTACCTGCGCCAGCACGCCAGAACCAAGGACGCTGCCATTCTTCTGGATCAGTGGGGTTCGCTGGAAGGCCATCCGTACTACCCGACATGGAAAGCGCGCCCGGGCCTGAGCGATGAGGAAGTCGAGCAACTGTCACCCGAGTTCAATGCGCAGGTGCCGCTGCGCATCGCCGCACTGCGCGCCGACAACGCGAAAAGCGAAAGCATGCCGCACGTGATCGATTACCGCGCCTGGTTCGCCGCAAACTTCCCGGCGCAATGGGAACAATGGAAATCCTCGCTGAACAACAAGGGGCTGGACGAAAACCAGTGGTTGCCATTGCCAATCCACGGTTGGCATTTGCAGGCCTACGTGCTGAAAAACTTCGCGCAAGAAATCGCCGACGGCATTTTGATTACCGACGGCCCGGTCCTTCCTGCCCTGCCGACCATGTCATACCGCACGATGATGCCGCTGCTGGATGAATGCGCGCCGCTGATCAAGCTGCCGATTGCCGTGTGGATGACCAGCGAACTGCGCAGCCTGCAAGCCAAATCGATTCACATGGGCCCGCGCATCAGCACTGTGATCAGCAAGATTCTTGAGGTTGAAAACGGCTTTGATCAGCGCCTGGAAATCTTCCCGGAAGAAATCGGCGTGCGTTACAAAAACGCAGTCACTCAGGACGATCATCCGGGCCGGCACTTGTCCGTGGTGTATCGCGCCAGTGCCCCTGCGTTCCAACGCAACGACGATTGCCTGCCGATTACCGTGGCGTCGCTGTTCACCCGTTTACCGGGCAGTGGTCGTCCGCTGTTCACCGATCTGATCGAGCGTGATGGCGTGCGCGCCGACGCTGCACAAGTCGAGCGCTGGTTCCGTGAGTACGCGAAAGTGGTCACTCACCCGGTGGTGGCGATCTATCTGATGTACGGCGTGGCCCTCGAAGCCCATCAGCAGAACACCATGGTGCTGTTTTCCCTCGACGGCAAAGCACGTAGTCTGCTGATCCGCGATTTCGGCGATGGCCGCACTTACGCGCCGCTGCTTGAAGAGCGCGGCTACAGCCTGCAACCGCATGTGCAGCCGGGCATTCTGCCGACCGTATTCTCGGGCGATATCGAGCCGGTGCGCATGTTCGTCCTGGATGCGGCGTTCCTCACGCACCTGCACGAAATGGCCCTGTGGCTGACCAAGGAATACGGCTTGAACAACACGCGGTTGTGGCAGGTATTGCGCGAGGAAACCGACCTGGCCTTCGAGGCTGTGCGCGATCGTGTCGCGCCGGCTCTGTGGGAAGTCGAGCACAAGGCGTTCGTCGAAGATCCATGGCCGACCCGGTCGTTGTTGCGCATGCACATGATGCAGTACAGCAACTATCGTTTGCAGCACACCCTGACCAACCCGCTCGCTAGCGTTTAA
- a CDS encoding NAD/NADP octopine/nopaline dehydrogenase family protein yields the protein MNLLKVAICGGGRTGHLNAILFKQLPDVQVSMLTSNLEIIEQHARQTPMQALLPDGSTLSARLDRVTTDARAAVEDADIVIITVPAHARAQILKDIAPHLNASKPVYIGAIPGFCGFDWLAEATLPDRPNLVIWGMKDVPHTAFELTPGRSIKMGGGKSQLYVATHAREPQTARRQLEKILTRLYGPCVTMLENYLEITLTPGNPIMHSSVIYGLIGPYGQWHRKIFPQRMCWWTECPELGAYFLERMDQESQDLCAVISQRMGVDLSSVKSLKQEIVEAYGEQIRDQSSMLSILRTNQAYNDILAPMVPAADNRAGYVIERESRAFNEDVAYGLVLLVEMAKRFDLKVPYIEEVLHWSVDYMQGLRDSALDYFPSHWPRTTSAAA from the coding sequence ATGAATCTGTTGAAAGTCGCCATTTGCGGTGGTGGCAGGACCGGTCACCTCAACGCCATCCTGTTCAAACAGCTGCCCGATGTTCAGGTTTCGATGCTTACCAGCAACCTGGAGATCATCGAACAACACGCCCGTCAGACGCCAATGCAGGCGCTGCTGCCTGACGGTTCGACCCTGAGTGCCCGACTGGATCGGGTGACCACCGATGCCAGAGCTGCCGTCGAGGATGCCGACATCGTCATCATCACCGTGCCGGCCCATGCCCGCGCGCAAATCCTCAAGGACATCGCCCCGCATCTGAACGCGAGCAAGCCGGTGTACATCGGCGCGATTCCCGGTTTCTGCGGTTTCGACTGGCTGGCCGAAGCCACCCTGCCCGACCGCCCGAACCTGGTGATCTGGGGCATGAAGGACGTCCCGCATACCGCGTTCGAGCTGACGCCGGGCCGCTCGATCAAAATGGGTGGCGGCAAAAGCCAGTTGTATGTGGCGACCCACGCCAGAGAGCCGCAAACCGCCCGCCGACAACTGGAGAAAATACTCACCAGACTGTACGGCCCCTGCGTGACGATGCTGGAAAATTACCTGGAGATCACCCTGACGCCGGGCAACCCGATCATGCACAGCTCGGTGATTTATGGATTGATCGGCCCCTACGGCCAGTGGCATCGCAAGATTTTTCCGCAGCGCATGTGCTGGTGGACCGAATGCCCGGAACTCGGCGCCTACTTCCTCGAGCGCATGGACCAGGAAAGCCAGGATTTGTGCGCGGTCATCAGCCAGCGCATGGGCGTCGACCTGTCCTCGGTCAAGTCACTGAAACAGGAAATCGTCGAGGCCTATGGCGAACAGATCCGTGACCAGAGCAGCATGTTGTCGATTCTGCGCACCAATCAGGCCTACAACGACATTCTCGCGCCGATGGTGCCCGCCGCCGACAACCGCGCCGGTTACGTGATCGAACGCGAGAGCCGGGCCTTCAACGAAGACGTCGCCTACGGCCTGGTGCTGTTGGTGGAAATGGCCAAGCGATTCGACCTCAAGGTGCCCTACATCGAAGAGGTCTTGCACTGGAGCGTTGACTACATGCAAGGCCTGCGCGACTCGGCACTCGACTATTTCCCAAGCCACTGGCCTCGCACGACAAGCGCCGCCGCGTGA
- a CDS encoding PLP-dependent cysteine synthase family protein, which produces MILTKVSDLIGNTPMLGIDVPDTNARLLLKIEKNNPGGSIKDRMARNMVLAALKSGRLKPGGVVVESSSGNTGIGLAMAAVEFGLHFIAVVDHHAAQDKIAVMKALGADIRFVKGTYREDEVAVVERQQMAAELATEIPGAVFMNQSDNAANAGGYSDFVRETVAQAEGAIGAYVGCVGTGGSMTGIARGLKVHNPDTVTVAVEPAGSIVFGHPGYPYYQSGTGTPAGDTVGLVLDYSCIDLGVQVTDSQAFETARYIARNFALLVGGSTGGAIFKALELIHKGALRGNVVVPIADGGEKYLHTVFDDKWLQERDLIDASIAPQLDAWLGKTQWLDSVSAPLQLSVA; this is translated from the coding sequence ATGATATTGACCAAAGTCTCGGACCTTATTGGTAATACACCGATGTTGGGTATTGATGTTCCGGACACCAACGCCCGTTTGTTGTTGAAGATTGAAAAAAACAATCCCGGCGGCAGCATCAAAGACCGCATGGCGCGCAACATGGTGCTGGCCGCTCTCAAGTCCGGTCGATTGAAACCCGGCGGCGTGGTTGTCGAGTCGTCATCCGGCAATACCGGGATCGGTCTGGCGATGGCAGCGGTCGAGTTCGGTCTGCATTTCATTGCTGTGGTCGATCATCACGCCGCGCAAGACAAGATTGCCGTGATGAAAGCCCTCGGTGCCGACATTCGCTTCGTCAAAGGCACCTACCGCGAAGACGAAGTCGCAGTGGTCGAGCGCCAACAGATGGCCGCGGAACTGGCGACCGAGATTCCCGGCGCCGTGTTCATGAACCAGTCCGACAACGCAGCCAATGCCGGCGGCTACAGTGATTTCGTCCGCGAAACCGTCGCTCAGGCTGAAGGCGCTATCGGTGCTTATGTCGGATGTGTCGGCACCGGCGGCTCGATGACCGGAATCGCTCGCGGCTTGAAAGTGCACAACCCGGACACCGTCACCGTCGCGGTGGAACCCGCCGGCTCGATCGTCTTCGGCCATCCCGGTTATCCCTACTATCAATCGGGCACCGGCACGCCAGCCGGCGACACCGTGGGCCTGGTGCTCGATTACAGCTGCATCGATCTGGGTGTGCAGGTCACCGACTCTCAAGCGTTTGAAACGGCCCGCTACATCGCGCGCAATTTCGCCCTGCTGGTGGGCGGTTCGACCGGCGGTGCGATTTTCAAGGCACTGGAGCTGATCCACAAAGGTGCGCTGCGCGGCAACGTCGTCGTGCCGATTGCCGACGGTGGTGAAAAATACCTGCACACCGTGTTCGACGACAAATGGCTGCAGGAACGCGACCTGATCGACGCGAGCATCGCCCCGCAACTGGACGCCTGGCTGGGCAAGACCCAATGGCTGGATTCCGTTTCCGCGCCGCTGCAACTGAGCGTCGCATGA